In the Marinomonas algicola genome, one interval contains:
- a CDS encoding acyl-CoA thioesterase, with the protein MSDESSQTKGRLTTRTVAMPSDTNPAGDIFGGWVMSQMDIAAGICAGQRAQTRVVTVEIDRMSFLRPVKVGDILGVYTHVHSIGRTSMQIAVEAWVRRGRIGTREKVTEGIFKFVALDDNGKSTPVPAEEDLPDYVTETNGF; encoded by the coding sequence ATGTCAGATGAGTCAAGTCAAACAAAAGGACGCTTAACCACACGTACGGTTGCTATGCCATCTGACACCAATCCCGCTGGTGATATTTTTGGTGGTTGGGTTATGTCGCAAATGGACATCGCCGCCGGTATTTGTGCCGGTCAAAGAGCGCAAACAAGAGTGGTTACCGTTGAAATTGACCGCATGAGCTTTCTGCGCCCAGTAAAAGTAGGGGATATTTTAGGGGTTTATACTCATGTTCACTCTATAGGCAGAACTTCCATGCAAATTGCCGTTGAAGCCTGGGTAAGACGTGGTCGTATTGGAACCCGTGAAAAAGTGACGGAAGGTATTTTTAAATTTGTTGCATTAGATGACAATGGTAAATCTACCCCCGTTCCAGCAGAAGAAGACCTACCTGACTATGTCACAGAAACCAATGGCTTTTAA